The Capsicum annuum cultivar UCD-10X-F1 chromosome 1, UCD10Xv1.1, whole genome shotgun sequence sequence AAGAGAGTCTAAGTAATGATCTCGAATTTCCTCTCCAGTTTTAAATTGTTAAAAAACCATATGCTTTGTCTGTGCGTTGTTTTGGAGTATCTGTATCGTATTGGTGTGGGCCAGTTATAATAGCTTTCTCCTATCTTATTAAAGAGCTGGGGAAATAGCTTGAGGTGTTTATTCCTGTACAAGGTGAAATGAGTTTGTGAGCTCGATGAGGAGGTTTATATGAAGAAGAGGTAACAGACCGACCTAGAAAGATGAAATTTTGGAATGAGATTtcacattaaaatatataatgaaaCACGGAGTTCTTGTGATCCGTGCAAAAGATTTCCTGTATTGTACTGAGGAATAGAACAAAAAGGAGCTAGGCTTATTATCTTCTAGTGCAGGCTCTATCCTTAGGTTTGTTGGTTTTGGCCGTACCATctgttttagttttttcttttctgATTGGTTTTAATTGCCTAAAGTCTGAGAGTTAAAACATTGGACAATTGTAGTGCTTACACTTATTTAAGAAAAGGTTTTTATGCTTATATTTTCCTCCACACACTCCCAATTGGGATTCCTGTCTAGTATCCAACCGTTGCTTCATTACGTTATTTATATGTTTGCCTTTCTCTTGTTTTCTGATTTTGCAGTTAGTGTTAGTGAAGTTGAAGCACTGTTTGAGCTGTTCAAGAgtattagtagttcagtaattGACGATGGGCTGATAAGCAAGGTAATTCTACTAAACTGGTGAATCTTGTCTGGTTGGTCTTTAGTGTAAGGTTGTGTGAGTCCTTCCAGATGAGTTTCACAAGTTATTCGTTGCATAACTAGGCTTTAGCTGGTCATTGTTAAACTGTTCTCTCTTTCCTTTTCCGTCTTTTAAATTTAGTTGATCACTTAAAGGGGGGCTACGTTTTGGAGAATGTTGGCTTGGTGAGAAGAAATTGaaatatatttgttatttatGGGTATTCCTGAACAAACATTTCTAGAAGGAAAAGCATTGAGAAAATTTCCTTGGCAATGCCTTGATGGTAGTCCTGTTGTCTTTTATTGTCTTTGTTCTTGGGCATGAGGTGAAAATTATTACTTCCCTAGATATTTAGTTCTGTGTTTATGTCAGATCCCATACTTGAGGTTCTTGAAAAGGTATTTGCTAAAACCATAGTGCAGTAGACAGCTAATGTATCATATTCGTGCTTTGTTTGGCTGTTTTTCAGCATAATACAAATTCAGAATTACATAATGTTGCACAGTTAGCTTTGAAGGCAATTTAAGTGTAAGTAGTGACCATGCTGTTATATTATTACTTAATTTTTCTTCTAATAAAAAAGTTCAATATAGTTTTCCTTTCCTAGATATTGGGTTTCATGTGGTCTGTCATATTATACACTTAAAGTCCTAGGAAATTGGACCTACATTGGTGGGAGGTAGCAGGTATCCGATTAATTGGCCAAGATATGCATAAGTTGGCTCAAACTCCATtggtatttaaaaaaattaaatgaagcaTCCTTGAAAGTTACAAAATATTTGCTTAGTCCGCATGGATGTAGTTGACTGAAGTGTCATTTATATTGGTGGTGTTTGGGTCAGTTTGTGCATACCACAGACTAATTAATTGGTCATCCTGTCTAGTCCACAAGCTCATGTTACTAATGTAATTCTTCCCACCAAGGTTGGAGCAGGTGGGCTCACACCTAGTATAGTAAGTGGGATTTGAATCTGGGACCTCCAAGTCTTTACTACCATTCCTCACTCGTTAGGCTATGCCTTCGGGGTTGGGGACATGGCTGAAGCATAAGCATCATATTCTAGTTTTGTTTGCGTTTATTTTGGCACTTCAAATTCAGCATTATGTGATCTAGTGCTGTTCTCCTTGAAACAATGTAACTGTGATATTACTGAACTTGTGTTATATATTTGTTAATTATATCAAAATATCTTATACATTGAAAAATCACGGTGGATTTGCAGGAAGAATTTCagttggctttattcaagaacAGAAAGAAAGAAAACCTCTTTGCAAATAGGGTACGATGCTTCATTGATTTTTTGCATCAGCTCTGTTTAATAAAGCACTGGTTGATTAGCTCTCTATGGGACTTTGAGCATCCGGTATTACATTTGTTCCGGTacacatatattgtatatatgaCAATAGCTGTAGTTGTATCCAAATTCTGGCGATTATAGGATGTGCAGAGTGGGCAATATATTGATCTAATGTAGATTTTTGCATGAACAGCTACTAAATTTATTGAATTATGGTATTTTAATTTCCCTTTGGAACTCTCTGCTCGTAGATTTTTGATCTCTTTGATGTGAAGCAAAAAGGGCTCATTGATTTTGGTGATTTCGTGAGGGGACTACATGTCTTCCACCCCAATGCCGCACAAGAAGAGAAAGTTAATTGTAAGTTGAAGAAAACATAACTATATAGTTCTTAGGTGAATTGACTTGTTCAATTTACTGCATTATTAGCATAAACGTAAGTCATATTGAAACTCAAAATTTCTCTGCCATGCAGTTTCATTTAGGCTTTATGATCTAGATGGCACAGGGTTCATTGAGAGGCAAGAGGTATTCTTCTCTtacgtattttttttttcaatgtgGAAATGCAACTATATAAGCATCTCATTATTGTTTGACTTACTGAAGGGTTGGAGTTGGTGTTTTATATCTGTATGTCGCCTAAAGTTTCTTTGTGGGACTGAATGTAGCATGTGAGAGCATGGATAACCTAACATGAGATAAATAATGATTAACTCAATATGTTGTACCTCCAGTTATTAGGGAGCCAAACTTCTATTTACGTTATTATGTCTTCAACACATCCTCTCATGTATAGATTTGATTCTTTTTAAATGGCAAGTATGCGGAAAGTGAGGTTgcgatggttcgggcatgtgatgaggaggtgcacggatgctccagtacggaggtgtgagaggctgccTATGGATGATTTTTAGGCAGGGTAGAGGTAGGCGGAAGgaatattagagggaggtgattaggcatgatatgtgAGTAGTTACAACTTATGGAGGACACGatccttgatagaaaggtgtggaggacacgGATTAGGGTGGAGGGTAAGTGGGTAAGAGTTCATCCGTAATAATAGGGAAGAGTTTGTTTGTATCTGCacctgaagtttcttgttcgtggtgtttcggTGATGTCTATGATatcaaatagatagtttatagtattaccccgtgggtgtcttgtttcctttatcatctagcagtgtgttatcccattttgtagtgtgcttttatgttttttggtttgttatactgttatctgtctcgagccgggagtctatcggaaacaacctctctatttcatctgaggtagtggtatggactgcgtaaactttaccctccctagactccgctttgtgggaatacacggggtatattgttgttgtataaacGCGGAAATTCTTTTTGATGATGGATGAAAGTGAGACATCTTGACACCTTTTCCTGTTCTGATGCCGTATTAAGAAATTTGGGCCTTAGGGCTAACTCTACCCAAGACCTTATAAAGAGACTACAATTGATACCCTCAACTAATGTTTAGTCTTAAAACTGAAACATAGGCGGTGATAGTATCGCAGGGcaatttgtatttttctttctagGCATAGAATACCTTTCAGTATTTATTCTTGCCTTCCTAGTCTATTTATCAGTTGCTTTCTGCCTTATTTTAAGTTGTAATATCTTTCACATCAGACATATTTATCAAAAAGGGATTTAAGACACT is a genomic window containing:
- the LOC107868587 gene encoding calcineurin B-like protein 1 isoform X1, yielding MGCFNSKVKKQFRGHEDPIALASQTAFSVSEVEALFELFKSISSSVIDDGLISKEEFQLALFKNRKKENLFANRVRCFIDFLHQLCLIKHWLISSLWDFEHPIFDLFDVKQKGLIDFGDFVRGLHVFHPNAAQEEKVNFSFRLYDLDGTGFIERQEVKQMLIALLCESEMKLADETIESILDKTFVEADSNQDGKIDKSEWQIFVSRNPSLLKIMTLPYLRDITTTFPSFVFHSEVDEVAT